The Magnetospirillum sp. XM-1 genomic interval CCCCTCCATCGACCCGAGAAGCGGCCAGCCCGAAGGCTTCATCCTGGCCCAGGCCCGCTTCCGGCGGGTATGGGACCTGACCTGGCCGCGGGCCGGGCTCGAACCGCTGAACAGCTATGTCCTCGACCATGCCGGTCAGGTGATCGCCCATCGCAACCCCTCGGTGGTGCTGGCCCGGACCATCCGGACCCTGCCGGTGGCCGACGGGATCGGCAAAGGCCTGGACGGCGCATGGTCGTTCACCACCAGCGAGGCTTTCGTCATCGGCGGCCGCCGCTTCCTGGTCGTGGTGGAGCAGCCGCTGCTCAGCGCGCTCAAGCTGCCGGCCGGCACGGTGCTGATCGTCGCCCTGGTCCTGCTGCTGGGCGGAATCGGGGCCTGGGCCCTGATGCGCCAGGCGCGGCGCGCCATCCTGGCCCCCATCGACGCCCTGGCCGAGGCGGTGAGGGACGTAGAGGCCGGCGACATGACCCGGCGCGCGCCGGTCACCTCGACGGACGAGGTGGGCGCGCTGGCCTCGGCCTTCAACTCCATGACCGGGCGGGTGGGGGAACTGCTCCACGATCTGGGCGATTCCGAGGAGAAGTTCCGGCTGGTGATGGAGAGCGCCAGCGACGCCCTGGTGGTGATCGACGCTTCGGGCCACATCGTCTCGTGGAACCGCGGTGCGACCCGCATGTTCGGTTACGCCCCCGACGAGGTCATGGGGCGCAACCTCACCATGCTGATGCCCGAATACATGCGCGAGCGTCACGACGCCATCCTGGCTCACATCCAGCAGGTCGCCGACCACCAGATCGACACCAATCCGCGCGAGCAGCCGGCCCAGCGCAAGGACGGAACCCTGTTCCCGGTGGAAGTCACCCTGGCCGGCTTCTCGTTCAAGGGGAGCCGCTTCTATTCCGGCATCATGCGCGACATCTCGGCCCGCAAGGAGGCGGAATCCAACATCCGCTTCCTGGCCCGCCACGATGCCCTGACCGGCCTGGCCAACCGGGTGGTGCTGCGCGAGAAGCTGGACGAAATCCTGCCCGAGACCGGGGCGAGGCAGTTGCACTGCCTGCTGTTCATCGACCTGGACAATTTCAAGGTGGTCAACGACGTGCTGGGCCACAGCTTCGGCGACCGGCTGCTGGTGGAAGTGGCCGACCGCCTGCGGTCCATCGAGGGCGGCTACAACATCGTCTGCCGCCATGGCGGCGACGAATTCATCCTGCTCGCCCCCGACATCCAGACCCGCGAGAAGGCGGCGGAACTGGCCGAGCGCGTCCTGGCCCTGATGGGCGATCCCTTCTCCATCGATTCCCAGGCCATCGAGGTGGGCTGCTCCATCGGCATCAGCATGGCGCCCGACGACGGTTCGGATGCCGAGACGCTGATCCGCAAGGCCGACATCGCCATGTACAAGGCCAAGGAAAAGGGGCGCCTGGGCTATCAGTTCTTCACCAATGCCATGGACCGCCAGATGGTCGAGCGCCGCGAGCTGGAAAAGTCCCTGCGCCGGGGCCTGCGCGACGGCGAGGTGTTCATCCATCTGCAGCCCAAGGTCCGGCTGGACGAGGGCCGCGTCACCGGCTTCGAGGCCCTGGCCCGCTGGCAGAGCGCCGAGCACGGGCTGGTGCCGCCGGGCCGCTTCATTCCCCTGGCCGAGGAATGCGGCCTGGTCGCCGCCATCGGCGACACCGTGCTGCGCCGGACTCTGGACGCCATGGCCGGCTGGCAGGCCAGCGGACGGCTGGCGCTGCCGGTGGCGGTCAACCTGTCGGCGGGGCAATTGGGCAATCCCGGACTGGCCGGCGAGATCGACGCCCTGTTGCGCGAATACGGCGTGACGCCGTCGCTGCTGGAACTGGAACTGACGGAAAGCATGCTGATGGGCGACGCCGAGCAGGTGCGCGGGGTCCTGTTCCGCCTCAAGGATCTGGGCATCAAGCTCAGCATCGACGATTTCGGCACCGGCTATTCCAGCCTCAGCTATCTCAAGCGCTTTCCCGTCGACGTGCTGAAGATCGACCGCTCCTTTGTCGCCGATCTGCCCGGCGACCCCGAGGGAGAGGCTATTTGCCTGGCCATCATCCGCATGGCCAAGGCCCTGTCCCTGGATGTGGTGGCCGAAGGGGTGGAGACCGAGGAGCAAAGCCGTTTCCTGGGGGAAAACGGCTGCGACTACGCCCAGGGCTATCACTTCGCCCGTCCGTTGCCGGTGGAGCAGGCGGCGGATTACCTGCCCCTGGTCTGCGCGCCGGACCAACCGGTTTAAGAGCCTGTCCGAGTTAGGTTGAAGCTCTTGGCCTCGTCGTCCCGGCCTTGATCCGGGACCCAGGAGTCACAGACGATGGCATTTGGGTACGCTCCCCCTGGACCCCGGCTCAAGGCCACGGCTGTCCAGTTTAAATTTCCATGAGAGCGCCGAATGGCGGAGCCAATGCGGGTTTGATCCGGTCATGGAACACGGATGGACACGGATGCCGCTTCGCGGCCACGGATTATGGAAATTCCATATGGTCATTCTGGGGCAGGGTTGGGGAGGTAGCCGGAAATGAGAGCATTTCCGTGTTTATCCGTGAGCGGTGCGAAGCACCGCATCCGTGACATCCGTGTCTCATGACTCCACGTCTGCCGCCTCAAATTAAACTGGACACCCGTGTCTCAAGGTTGGGGGTGACGGGCGAGGCGGCGGCATCGATCCAACCAAGCTCGGACAAACTCTAAGAGGCGGCTTCAGCCGCTGGACAGTTCCATCTCGGCCAGCAGCCAGTGCTCGAGGTCCTGGCCTTGCGGTTGGCCGCGATTTTCCCAGATGGCGTAGGCCCGCTCGCGGATGCGGGCGATGTCGTCGCCATGGGCCAGAAGGTCCGAAACCTCCCGGTTGATGTCGATCAAGGTGTTGATGCGGTCGTCGCTGCCCTTGGCCCCCTGGCTGTCGGTGGACAGGGCATAGGCCACCTGACGCTCGTTGGGGAATTGCCAGGCGCGCGACATGGCGATATGGGCCAAGGTCCGCCAGACCCGCTGGTTGCGTTCCAGCGCCTTGAGGAAGCTGGCGGTGTCGCTGGCCTTGTCCAGTTCCCGGGCCGCTTCGTCCAGGGCCAGGGCTCCGGTCTCCGCCAAGGTCAGCCTTTCCGAATTCAGGCTTGCCATCGGGCACCTCCCGATTGCGGGGTCATCCATACTTTTCAGGGATAATCCTAGGGCGAACGGCAGGGGGATTCAATGCCGCTTAAGTGATGGGCCGATGACACTTTTTGCACTGATCCAGATCAAAGCAATCCGGCGCTTACGCTGCTACTCTTGACCTGCATCAAGATGCGTTTTCCGAGGGGGAGGACAGTATGGTTATCGACGATACGGCCGTGATCGCCTTGACGTTCCTGGGATTCATCCTGGCGGTGACCGGTGGCCTTGCCTGGTTCGTGCTGAGCCGTCTGGGCAAGTAGCCGAACAGGCCGGATACGATGGAAAAAGCCGCCGGGCCTTACCCGGCGGCTTTTTTCTTCAGCTCGTTCACGACGAACACCCGGATGGCCGACGACAGGTTGGCCTCGCGCGTGCAGTCGATCTCGGCCACCATCTGGTTGACCGACTGGCCGCGCTCGGCCGCCATCTCGCGCAGGCACTCCCAGAATTCCGGCTCCAGGGTGACGCTGGTGGCGTGGCCGGCGATCTTGACCGAACGTTTCTGTGGTTCGCTCACGGCGCGGTCGTGACCGTCTGGGCGGGGGCGCCCTCCCATTGGGAGTGGGCGGGGATGCCTTCGCCCTTCATGACGATGGTCAGCTTGCCGATGCGGGCGAAGTCGCCCACGTCGGTGTCGTAAAGCACGGTGGAGCCCGACCCCACGGTGACGCCGGTGCCAAGCTTGACCCGGCCGACCTTCATCACCCGGTCCTCGTAGAGGTGGGTCTGCAGCGCCGACAGGGAATTGATGGCGCAGAAATCGCCGACCTCGATGCAGTCGAACTCGGTGATGTCGGTGGTGTCCATGAACACGCCCGAACCGAAGCGGCAGCCGTACAGCCACAGGAACCACGGCAGGAAGGGCGTGCCGCGCAGATGGTCCAGCAGCACCTTGCCCGCCAGGCCCCAGTACATCACCGCCACGGCCTCGGTGCGCAGCGCCCACCACGACCACATGGGCTTGGCGGTGGGACGGTAGGCGCCCATCATCAGCCACTTCACCGCCACCGACGACAGGGCCAGCGAGACCGAGATGGCTACCGAGGCGGCGACGAACAGCGGCAGGACAATGGCGTATTCGCGGGCCAGGATGCTGGGCGCCAGCAGGTCCACGGTCAGGATGCCGAAGGTGATGAACAAGGCGGTGGGCAGCGAGACGGCGAAGGCCTCGAACACGGCGCGCCACACACGGCGCCACAGAGGCGGCGCGAAGGTCCAGTCGGCGCCCACGTCGTCGAAGCGCTGGCGTACCGGCAGCTTGAAGGGCGGATTGCCGAACCAGGTGTCGCCGGGCGACATCTCCTCATTGGCCGGCGGGCGCGACTTGATGCCGATCAGGGCGCCGGTGGGGATCACCGCGCCGGGCGGCACCACGGCGTCGTTGCCGACGAAGACGCGGGCCTCGGTCTTGACCGGCTCCAGCACCATCCAGCCGCGCCGCACGCATTCGTCGCCCAGCACCACCTCGTCGGCGATGAAGCAGCCCGGCCCGATCTCGGTCAGGTCGTAGCGCCCGGCCAGATTGCAGGAAATCTCGGCGTCCTTGCCGATCTTGGCGCCCATCAGCCGGTACCACAGCCGCATGTAGACGGTGGCGTAGAGCGAGGACAGGGTTTCCAGCATCAGCTCGGTGGCCAGCGCCACGATCCACTTGCGGACATAGAGGCTGCCGTAGATGGAGAAGCTGCCCGCCGTGACCACCGGCAGCACGGTCCAGCGTACGATGGCGATCAGCAGCACGGTGACGAAGATCAGGGCCATGGCGGTGGGCCAGGCCAGCAGCGGCAGGATGCTGGCGTATTCGCCGCCCACCAGAACTTCGCTGAGGCGTTCGAAGATGAAGAAGGCCGGGAAGATGGGCAGCAGGCTGATGGGCGGCAGCACCACCAGCATCAGGCCGTAGAGGATGGTCAGCGCCAGCTTGTGCCTGAAACTGGCGTGGGCGGCCTGGGGCAGGGCGGCTTCATCCACCATGCCCACCTTGCGGCCCGGCGAGCCGTCCCAATGCTCAAAGCGGCCCACCCTGGCGTCCGGCGCCACCGAGGTCAGGTCGCCCAGCTCGCCGCCGGTCTCGATCACCACGCCGTGGCTGATCATGCACGACGTGCCGATATAGGCATCGTCGCCGATCTCGATGGCGCCGATCACCAGTTCGTCGCCCACCGCCTCGGCGTTGGCCAGCCGCGTCTTGCCGCCGATGGACACGCCGTCGCCGATGCGCACCAGGTCGAAGGCCCCGGCTTCCATTTCCGACAGCACGCAGTCGCTGCCCACCTTGGCGCCCAGCAGGCGCAGGTAGATGCTCATGATGGGCGTGCCCTGGAACCACTTGATGTGGGCGACGCTGACCACGCGCTGGGCCAGCCACCAGCGGAAATAATAGACGCCCCACAGCTTGTAGCGGCCGGGTCGCGTCCGTCCCAGGATCACCCATTTGAGCGCGATGGAGGCCGAGATGGTGCCGATGTTGATCACCGCGTAGGTGACCATCAGGGTGCCGATCTCGCGCCAGAAACTGGCGTCCTCGCCCGACAGCAGCATGTAGGAGATGAACACGCCCAGCCACGGCGCGGTGGTCAGCGCCAGGATGAACGGCATG includes:
- a CDS encoding EAL domain-containing protein produces the protein MAADRSLHRKLRRAFVGLAMGPLLLAGLALSVTVYRLQDRQTEAIQRQVGRTIISEFSNYLGALVLELEGAIRRQNLAAMGARERQALADGLVAFEPMFIEVAVLDPSGNIKARASRYEPVVSQGAAGLAHLPEVAAAMIGRANAIGVVRQYGATNEPMIGLAVPSIDPRSGQPEGFILAQARFRRVWDLTWPRAGLEPLNSYVLDHAGQVIAHRNPSVVLARTIRTLPVADGIGKGLDGAWSFTTSEAFVIGGRRFLVVVEQPLLSALKLPAGTVLIVALVLLLGGIGAWALMRQARRAILAPIDALAEAVRDVEAGDMTRRAPVTSTDEVGALASAFNSMTGRVGELLHDLGDSEEKFRLVMESASDALVVIDASGHIVSWNRGATRMFGYAPDEVMGRNLTMLMPEYMRERHDAILAHIQQVADHQIDTNPREQPAQRKDGTLFPVEVTLAGFSFKGSRFYSGIMRDISARKEAESNIRFLARHDALTGLANRVVLREKLDEILPETGARQLHCLLFIDLDNFKVVNDVLGHSFGDRLLVEVADRLRSIEGGYNIVCRHGGDEFILLAPDIQTREKAAELAERVLALMGDPFSIDSQAIEVGCSIGISMAPDDGSDAETLIRKADIAMYKAKEKGRLGYQFFTNAMDRQMVERRELEKSLRRGLRDGEVFIHLQPKVRLDEGRVTGFEALARWQSAEHGLVPPGRFIPLAEECGLVAAIGDTVLRRTLDAMAGWQASGRLALPVAVNLSAGQLGNPGLAGEIDALLREYGVTPSLLELELTESMLMGDAEQVRGVLFRLKDLGIKLSIDDFGTGYSSLSYLKRFPVDVLKIDRSFVADLPGDPEGEAICLAIIRMAKALSLDVVAEGVETEEQSRFLGENGCDYAQGYHFARPLPVEQAADYLPLVCAPDQPV
- a CDS encoding DUF2934 domain-containing protein, whose amino-acid sequence is MASLNSERLTLAETGALALDEAARELDKASDTASFLKALERNQRVWRTLAHIAMSRAWQFPNERQVAYALSTDSQGAKGSDDRINTLIDINREVSDLLAHGDDIARIRERAYAIWENRGQPQGQDLEHWLLAEMELSSG
- a CDS encoding ribbon-helix-helix domain-containing protein, with product MSEPQKRSVKIAGHATSVTLEPEFWECLREMAAERGQSVNQMVAEIDCTREANLSSAIRVFVVNELKKKAAG
- a CDS encoding Pls/PosA family non-ribosomal peptide synthetase, giving the protein MPSALFGLRDPSLIRDETLWEIFSASVRAFPHAPAATFGEVTLGYGELSARAQKVARALAARGIGRGDFVGLWMSRSLDLHVALLGILATGAAYIPFDTEAPPERVAECLDDCAAKALIVDAFTMGAITGAMPAHTLILPTLEQGAPDGASPDPRAQGASPSDPAYAIYTSGSTGKPKAIVISHANICHYLRAANSIYGLRSDDVVFQGASVAFDLSLEEIFVPYLVGAKLWIAGRRTLAEADRLPQVLAEAGITVLDTVPTLLSLLPGDIPGLRIIILGGEACPPALAERWCRPGRRIFNSYGPTETTVVATVAEVEAGKPVTIGRPIPNYTCHVVDDFTQPVAVGVTGELLIGGPGVAAGYLGRPELTAEKFIANPWDTDGSAPVLYRSGDAAAIDENGDIVFHGRIDDQVKIRGFRVELGEIEARLSALPGVNQAAVSLRTDDGIERLVATILPEAGAAIESGALKEGLRAQLPAYMVPSHYLVVDDLPRLTSGKLNRKALKDLPLDLSVGGAEQEEPANATEAALLEAARRVFPGQVIGFAADFFLDLGGHSLLAAKFVSAVRETPELASLTLNEIYSARTLRAMGALLAARAPAPGAKAADLSFIPPTAKRRFLCGLAQAIAMPFILALTTAPWLGVFISYMLLSGEDASFWREIGTLMVTYAVINIGTISASIALKWVILGRTRPGRYKLWGVYYFRWWLAQRVVSVAHIKWFQGTPIMSIYLRLLGAKVGSDCVLSEMEAGAFDLVRIGDGVSIGGKTRLANAEAVGDELVIGAIEIGDDAYIGTSCMISHGVVIETGGELGDLTSVAPDARVGRFEHWDGSPGRKVGMVDEAALPQAAHASFRHKLALTILYGLMLVVLPPISLLPIFPAFFIFERLSEVLVGGEYASILPLLAWPTAMALIFVTVLLIAIVRWTVLPVVTAGSFSIYGSLYVRKWIVALATELMLETLSSLYATVYMRLWYRLMGAKIGKDAEISCNLAGRYDLTEIGPGCFIADEVVLGDECVRRGWMVLEPVKTEARVFVGNDAVVPPGAVIPTGALIGIKSRPPANEEMSPGDTWFGNPPFKLPVRQRFDDVGADWTFAPPLWRRVWRAVFEAFAVSLPTALFITFGILTVDLLAPSILAREYAIVLPLFVAASVAISVSLALSSVAVKWLMMGAYRPTAKPMWSWWALRTEAVAVMYWGLAGKVLLDHLRGTPFLPWFLWLYGCRFGSGVFMDTTDITEFDCIEVGDFCAINSLSALQTHLYEDRVMKVGRVKLGTGVTVGSGSTVLYDTDVGDFARIGKLTIVMKGEGIPAHSQWEGAPAQTVTTAP